GGTATCTCAACCGATAAAATCCATGCTCGGGGGCCAGTAGGTCTTTTGGGGCTGACTTCGCAAAAATACGTAGTGTTGGGGGACGGTCATATCCGGAAATAACGGATTGCAGACTGACTCTTGACACGACATTATGCCATCATGTGAAAAGCCTGTTTTCAGGAATACCTGACAGGCTTTCTATTTATTTGAAAGAGACAGGTCCTTAAAGCGTTTATGCAATCTGATCAATTAAAGCAGCTGGTTATCGAAGCCATTGAGGAAATGAAAGGCAATGACCTGACATGTTTAGATGTTTCCGAGATGACGGACGTAACTGACTACATGATTATCGCCTGTGGTACGTCGAACCGCCATGTTAAGTCTGTGGCCGACAACGTTGTGCAAAAGTGCAAGGGTAACGGTGTTCAGCCTCTGGGCATGGAGGGTGAAGACAAGTCCGAGTGGGTTCTGGTGGATCTGGGAGACGTAGTGGTTCACATTATGCTGCCTGCTACCCGCGCGTTCTATGATCTGGAGCGTCTGTGGGAAACCGGTCGCGTCGAGCCGACAGCAGAAGCTGCTGAAGCCTGATGCGAATCAGGCTGATCACGGTTGGGTCAAAAATGCCCGGCTGGGTGGAAGAAGGTTACACCGAATATAGCCGCCGTCTGGGAGCCGACCTGAAGCTGGAACTGGTTGAAATTCCTCTCAACCGTCGCAGCAAAGGGGCAGACGTCAACCGTTTGCAGGAAAAGGAAGCAAACCAGATGCTCGCTGCTGTTGGGCAGGGTGATCTGGTGGTGACCATGGAGATCAAGGGTAAAGCCTGGAGTACCGAACAGCTCGCCGACAAAATGGGCGAATGGATGCACTCTGGCCGTAATGTCAGTTTGCTGGTGGGTGGTCCGGAAGGGTTACACCCGAGCTGTATGGCTCAGGCTGATCTACGCTGGTCTTTATCGCCACTGACGCTGCCCCACCCGCTGGTTCGCGTGGTGGTGGCTGAACAGGTGTATCGAGCCTGGAGTATTTTAAAAAATCATCCCTATCATAAATAGTCAGGAGCTTGTACGGCTCCCAGAGCGGAAGCACTGTTCCCTGCCTGCAGGGAAAGCACTTCACGGAAACGAGTAATGCCAGCGAATACCTTAAAGGATCATAAAGCGGAGCAACGGATTGTCGGCACCCGAGTCTGGCTGGCGTTGTTCATTATGATTGTTTTGGTGTTTGTGCTGATAGCCCGGTTATTTTATCTTCAGGTACTGCGTTATGATGAAATGTCTACGCAGTCTGAAGAAAACCGGGTTCTGCTACAAACCATCCCCCCGGTTCGCGGTCTGATTTATGACACCCATGGCAAACTGCTGGCGATGAATCGATCCAGTCGCAGTCTGACCATTGTGCGTGAACTGGCAGGCGATCTTGATCAACTGATCGCAGATATATCGACGTTAGTACCGATTACTGATAATGAACGACGCCGCTTTGACCAGCGGATAAGACGTCGCCGACCTTTTGAACCCATTCCCCTGAAATTTAATCTGGATGATGAACAGATTGCCACGGTGGCCGTCAATCAGTTCCGGTTACCCGGTGTTGAAATTGATGCGGACCTGGTTCGCTATTATCCGGAAGGCAGTATTTTTGCCCACTCGGTAGGCTACGTCGGACGTATTAATGACCGGGAACTGAGAACCCTTGATCCGGCCCTTTATAGTGGCACTTATGTGACCGGAAAAATTGGTCTGGAAAAATATTACGAATCCATCCTGCTGGGTAAGCCCGGTTATCAGGAAGTGGAAACCAATGCCCGTGGTCGGGTGCTCAGAATATTGAATCAGGTTCCACCGGAACCGGGTAAAGACCTTGAGTTGTATCTGGATACGGAGCTGCAGAAAGTGGCCATTGAGGCACTGGATGGACGACGTGGGGCTGTTGTTGCCATGGACCCCAAGACCGGTGGAGTGTTATCCATGGTCAGTAACCCGTCATTTGATCCCAACCTGTTTGTCACCGGCATCGATTTTGAAAGCTTTGACGGGTTGAACAAAAACATTGAACGGCCTTTGTATAACCGTGCGACGCTGGGTGAGTACCCACCGGCATCCACCATTAAGCCCGTTATAGGACTTGCGCTTCTGGCGAACGATGTGGTGGATAAAAATACCAAAATCTTCGATCAGGGCTGGTTTCAGTTGCCGGGCAGTGATCACCGCTTTCGTAACTGGAATCGCCGTGGTGACGGTTGGGTAAACCTGTATCAGGCGATGGTGCGTTCAAACGATACCTTTTTCTACAAGCAGGCTGGCGAACTGGGTATTGATAGAATGCATGACTTCCTTAGCCAGTTTGGTCTGGGGCGACGAACCGGTATTGATATTGGTGAAGAACGTCCGGGTCTTTTGCCGTCACGGGAATGGAAGCGTGGTGCTTATGGACAGCCCTGGTATCCGGGAGAAACCGTCATCGCCATTATTGGCCAGGGCTACAATTTGGCGACTCCTCTGCAACTGGCCGAGTTCACAACGATTCTGGCAAACCGTGGCAAACACGTTCAGCCCCGGCTGGTGAAGGAGGATATGCCCGAAATTCAGAGTCCCGAGTGGGGGCAGGATGTGGATGTCAGGGATGAAGACTGGGATCTGATCATTGACTCCATGGAGGATGTGATTAAAAGCCCGCGGGGAACCGCACACTGGCGTATTGGTCGAAACCTGAAGTACCGTATTGCGGGGAAAACCGGTACTGCACAGGTGGTCAGTATTCCTCAGGGGGAAGAATACGACGCTGAACGTTTGAAAGAGTTTGAGCGGGATCATAGTCTGTTTGTAGCTTTTGCACCGGTTGAAGATCCCCAGATAGCTATTTCCGTGATTGTAGAAAACAGCGGTGGTGCGGCCAATGTTGCAAAAACGGTGATGGATCATTATTTGCTCCCCAGGTTAAATCCATCTCTGACCCATGGTTTATCAGTGGATGAAGCTTTGAAAGCGAAGGTAACCAACTGATGGCTGAACAGGATTTTGTACGACAGCTTAATGATGATCATGGTTTTGCCCAGACCCGGGACTGGTCGGAGAAGTTTCATATTGATTTTCTCCTGATGGGTCTTCTGATGATTCTTTGCTGTGCCGGATTGCTGATTCTCTACAGCGCCAGCGGCAAGGATACGGATGTGGTGGTTCGTCAAGCTCTGTATATGCTGGTGGGTTTTGTCGGCATGGTGGTGATTGCCCAGTTTTCACCACGAATGTTGATGCGCTTTTCACCCTGGATGTACGCCGGTGGTGTTGTACTTTTATTAGCAGTGCTGTTGATTGGTATACAGTCAAAAGGCGCACAACGATGGATTCAGTTGCCTTTTATACGGTTTCAGCCGTCTGAAATTATCAAACTGATCATGCCCATCGTGGTGGCGACTTATCTGTCGAGTCGTCCATTACCACCTTCTGTGAAGGATATAGTGATCACCCTGATTATTATCGGCGTTCCTGTGGGGCTGATAGCCAAGCAGCCTGATCTGGGTACCTCGTTGTTGATTGGCTCGTCGGGTGCCTTTGTATTGCTGTTGGCGGGATTACGCAAACGACTGATTTTTTCCGCCATTATGTTGGCTATTCCTGCCGTGTTTGTGTTCTGGCAGTTCCTGATGCGGGATTACCAGAAACAACGGGTACTGACTTTCCTGAACCCGGAAAGTGATCCATGGGGCGCAGGCTGGAATATTATTCAGTCAAAAATCGCTATTGGTTCTGGTGGCCTTTATGGCAAAGGCTGGCTGCAGGGTACTCAGTCGCACCTGGACTTTCTGCCGGAAAGCCATACCGACTTTATTATTGCAGTGCTGGCTGAAGAAATGGGCCTGGTGGGATGTCTGATGCTGCTGGTACTGTATGCGTTGATTATTGGAAGAGGGCTGTTTATCACTCTGAAAGCCCAAACCTTGTTTGGTCGCCTGCTGGCAGGCAGCATCACGTTGACGTTTTTTGTCTATATCTTCGTCAATATTGGTATGGTCAGTGGTTTGCTGCCTGTAGTGGGAGTACCTCTGCCGCTGGTCAGTCGGGGGGGAACCTCTCTGGTAACACTGATGGCGGGCTTTGGAATGCTGATGTCGGTTCATACCCACAAGACCTTTCATCACCGGATGCGCTGAGTCATTGTGAGCCGTTTTCGCGGCTCACCTTTCTGCTTATGATTTTGTCAAGATACTGATTGTTTTTTCATAGACTCGGCTGCTTGAAGTGCTCAGCCCCCCCTCTCGGCCTATCTCTTTAACACAAATCCTGAAACCCTTGCGGCACAAGCTCTGTAGAAATAACGACAAAAGTCGTATAGCGAGCCGGTCGTGTTTTCATAGTCTTCATTTATCAAGGGTTTCAGGACGGTCGCCCCGTCATAAATTGTCAGAAGGTTAAATATTCAATATTTGTGTTAAAGAGATAGGATAATGCCAAGGCTTTAGTGGTTCGTCAGGGAGACGACATTGTACTGGCGTTTGCAGGAACCGAGCCCGGTTCTGCAGATGAAACCGGACGCAGTGATACCGTAAAAACGGATGTTACCCAGTGGCTTGGCATGTCATCGCCCATGTACCGAAGTGCTGCAGCCGTTATGGACCTTCTGCTTTCTCATGAGCCGTTGTCAAACTGTAAAGTTAGTGTCGCGGGCCATTCATTAGGCGGTGGTCTGGCTCAGTTTGCTTATACGGCTATGCAGGGAAGACATGATCCGGAGCGTCTGGGAGGCGCGATTACGATCAATCCGGCCGGGTTATCACAGGGTACTCTCGATCAGCTGGGTGATGAAAGAGTCAGTATGGCTAAAGACAATATTCAGAATATTCGTATCAAGGGTGATCCGGTTTCTCCGAGTGGAAAAAAAGGCAAAATGGAGATTGCGGTTAAAGGAAACTTGATTGGCTCAATTATGACATTGCCTGACCCTGAAAAAAGAGGGATGGGCGTTCATAGTAGCGATGTAGCGATCGATGTTTTGGACTTTCACTCAAATGAATCACCCCGAAGACATATTCTTTGATGCTATGTGCACGTTTTGTCATCATTTGTTGACAGCTGCCTTACATGTTCATGCTAGTTGTTCACAGATTACTGCTGTAGAGTAGAAAAAATAGCGTCCTGTTTTTTTATATATTGTAACGGGGCGTGTACTCCAGACTACAGTTCTGACCAGTATTGCCTTAGCAGGGTCATGAACAAATGTGTGTCTGTTTGAGTATGACAGCAGTATTCAGAGGACTTTAGACATGGCCATTTTTTCCAAAAACAAAATACTGGCACTGACCACGGGCTGTCTGATCTCAACGGTGATGATGGCTGCTCCTGTGCCAGAAAGTACACAGGGCGGAAAACAGGCTTCTACTCAACAGCAGGCTTCTACTCAACAGCAGGCTTCTACTCAACAGAAAGCCTCTTATGCGCCAGCCCGGCCAGAGGTTGAAGCGTTTATTAATGATCTGGTCAAAAATGAACAGTTTTCCAGAAAAGAACTGGAAACGTTGCTCGGCAAAGCAAAGAAGTCTGATCGGGTACTTGAGTTGATCAGCCGTCCGGCTGAAAGAACGCTGGAATGGAAAGATTATCGCAAGATCTTTATGACCGATCAGCGAGTGAACGAAGGCATCGACTTCTGGATGGCTCACGCCGACACACTGGCCAAGGCCGAAAAAGAGTATGGTGTGCCCGCTTCCATTATCGTTGCCATTATCGGTGTAGAAACGTACTACGGCCGACAAACCGGTGGCTTCAAGGTACTGGATGCCCTTTCAACCCTGAGTTTTGATTACCCACCCCGCAGCACGTTTTTTACCCAGCAGTTAAAAGAGTTCCTGATCCTGGTACGTGAACAAAAGCTTGACCCTCATGAGCTGACCGGCTCTTATGCCGGAGCTATGGGTATTCCACAGTTTATACCGTCCAGCTACAGGGCTTATGCCGTTGATTTTACCGGTGATGGTCAATCCAATATCTGGCAACAGGAAGAAGATGCCATTGGCAGTGTGGGTAATTACCTCAAAGAAAATGGCTGGCGGGCTGGAAAACCTATTGCCAGTAAAGCCCGGGTTCAGGGAACCAAATATGAGCAAGCTATTGGTAAAACCGTCAGACCGGCCAAAACCCTGAAACAGCTGGAAGCAGCAGGCTGGAAGCCGGTAAACGTGTTACCATCGGCGACCAAAGCGGCTGCCATGTCCTTTGAAGGGGACAATGGCACAGAGTACTGGCTGGGGATGGAAAACTTTCGTGTCATCACCACCTACAATCGCAGCAAGCTGTATGCGATGGCCGTTCATCAGTTGGCAAAAGAAGTCAATACTGGCTATAAGACAGCCTTACAAAAGAAAAAAACAGACGCCACCATGGCGAATAAGTCCTGAAGAGTAAAATAACGCGGTTTATGCATTCCACAAAAACCTTTAGACAGGCCAGCTTTGCTGGCCTGATTGTCCTCTTTCTGTCTGGTTGTGCCGGAGTTGCGCAGAAAGACGGGGCGCCAGCTAATCCCAGAGATGTCAGTGATATTCCCGATGCGATTCCGGTGGTTCATCAGGGCGCCATAAAAAACTCGCCTTACCAGCATGATGGTGTTCTGTACGAACCGATGATGTCAGCCAATGAGTATTCGGAAGTGGGCATTGCTTCCTGGTACGGCACCAAGTTTCATGGCAAACAGACGGCGAATGGCGAAGTCTATGACCTTTATGGCATGACTGCAGCCCATAAAACATTGCCTTTGCCATCCTATGTCAAAGTGACCAACAGGGCTAACGATCGTTCTGTTGTGCTAAGGGTGAATGATCGTGGACCGTTTGTTGAAGACCGGGTGATTGATCTTTCCTTTGCTGCGGCGAAGAAACTGGGATTTGCCGAGGACGGCATTACAGAAGTTCTGGTTGAAGGTATAGATGTAGGGGCATTTGCAGCAGCGCACATTGAAGGTGAGCATCAGGAAGTGTTTTTGCAGATGGCAGCCTTTAGCAATTATCATAATGCCCAGGTGATGCGACGAC
Above is a window of Endozoicomonas montiporae CL-33 DNA encoding:
- a CDS encoding lipase family protein, coding for MVRQGDDIVLAFAGTEPGSADETGRSDTVKTDVTQWLGMSSPMYRSAAAVMDLLLSHEPLSNCKVSVAGHSLGGGLAQFAYTAMQGRHDPERLGGAITINPAGLSQGTLDQLGDERVSMAKDNIQNIRIKGDPVSPSGKKGKMEIAVKGNLIGSIMTLPDPEKRGMGVHSSDVAIDVLDFHSNESPRRHIL
- the mltB gene encoding lytic murein transglycosylase B; translation: MAIFSKNKILALTTGCLISTVMMAAPVPESTQGGKQASTQQQASTQQQASTQQKASYAPARPEVEAFINDLVKNEQFSRKELETLLGKAKKSDRVLELISRPAERTLEWKDYRKIFMTDQRVNEGIDFWMAHADTLAKAEKEYGVPASIIVAIIGVETYYGRQTGGFKVLDALSTLSFDYPPRSTFFTQQLKEFLILVREQKLDPHELTGSYAGAMGIPQFIPSSYRAYAVDFTGDGQSNIWQQEEDAIGSVGNYLKENGWRAGKPIASKARVQGTKYEQAIGKTVRPAKTLKQLEAAGWKPVNVLPSATKAAAMSFEGDNGTEYWLGMENFRVITTYNRSKLYAMAVHQLAKEVNTGYKTALQKKKTDATMANKS
- the rlmH gene encoding 23S rRNA (pseudouridine(1915)-N(3))-methyltransferase RlmH, whose amino-acid sequence is MRIRLITVGSKMPGWVEEGYTEYSRRLGADLKLELVEIPLNRRSKGADVNRLQEKEANQMLAAVGQGDLVVTMEIKGKAWSTEQLADKMGEWMHSGRNVSLLVGGPEGLHPSCMAQADLRWSLSPLTLPHPLVRVVVAEQVYRAWSILKNHPYHK
- a CDS encoding septal ring lytic transglycosylase RlpA family protein produces the protein MHSTKTFRQASFAGLIVLFLSGCAGVAQKDGAPANPRDVSDIPDAIPVVHQGAIKNSPYQHDGVLYEPMMSANEYSEVGIASWYGTKFHGKQTANGEVYDLYGMTAAHKTLPLPSYVKVTNRANDRSVVLRVNDRGPFVEDRVIDLSFAAAKKLGFAEDGITEVLVEGIDVGAFAAAHIEGEHQEVFLQMAAFSNYHNAQVMRRQLSASTDTPVKIVKSENEEELLYKVRIGPVQTPEHMEALLDTLEAGRFDSPYLVYETVAQ
- the rsfS gene encoding ribosome silencing factor codes for the protein MQSDQLKQLVIEAIEEMKGNDLTCLDVSEMTDVTDYMIIACGTSNRHVKSVADNVVQKCKGNGVQPLGMEGEDKSEWVLVDLGDVVVHIMLPATRAFYDLERLWETGRVEPTAEAAEA
- the mrdA gene encoding penicillin-binding protein 2, which translates into the protein MPANTLKDHKAEQRIVGTRVWLALFIMIVLVFVLIARLFYLQVLRYDEMSTQSEENRVLLQTIPPVRGLIYDTHGKLLAMNRSSRSLTIVRELAGDLDQLIADISTLVPITDNERRRFDQRIRRRRPFEPIPLKFNLDDEQIATVAVNQFRLPGVEIDADLVRYYPEGSIFAHSVGYVGRINDRELRTLDPALYSGTYVTGKIGLEKYYESILLGKPGYQEVETNARGRVLRILNQVPPEPGKDLELYLDTELQKVAIEALDGRRGAVVAMDPKTGGVLSMVSNPSFDPNLFVTGIDFESFDGLNKNIERPLYNRATLGEYPPASTIKPVIGLALLANDVVDKNTKIFDQGWFQLPGSDHRFRNWNRRGDGWVNLYQAMVRSNDTFFYKQAGELGIDRMHDFLSQFGLGRRTGIDIGEERPGLLPSREWKRGAYGQPWYPGETVIAIIGQGYNLATPLQLAEFTTILANRGKHVQPRLVKEDMPEIQSPEWGQDVDVRDEDWDLIIDSMEDVIKSPRGTAHWRIGRNLKYRIAGKTGTAQVVSIPQGEEYDAERLKEFERDHSLFVAFAPVEDPQIAISVIVENSGGAANVAKTVMDHYLLPRLNPSLTHGLSVDEALKAKVTN
- the rodA gene encoding rod shape-determining protein RodA, yielding MAEQDFVRQLNDDHGFAQTRDWSEKFHIDFLLMGLLMILCCAGLLILYSASGKDTDVVVRQALYMLVGFVGMVVIAQFSPRMLMRFSPWMYAGGVVLLLAVLLIGIQSKGAQRWIQLPFIRFQPSEIIKLIMPIVVATYLSSRPLPPSVKDIVITLIIIGVPVGLIAKQPDLGTSLLIGSSGAFVLLLAGLRKRLIFSAIMLAIPAVFVFWQFLMRDYQKQRVLTFLNPESDPWGAGWNIIQSKIAIGSGGLYGKGWLQGTQSHLDFLPESHTDFIIAVLAEEMGLVGCLMLLVLYALIIGRGLFITLKAQTLFGRLLAGSITLTFFVYIFVNIGMVSGLLPVVGVPLPLVSRGGTSLVTLMAGFGMLMSVHTHKTFHHRMR